The Cylindrospermopsis curvispora GIHE-G1 genome contains a region encoding:
- a CDS encoding ABC1 kinase family protein translates to MGHYQPAQLKQYNPEAIASYYRYRPWLALVRLLRILFSFAVFIFSLKWDEWRNQVEQNRGKRATQLRKLLTNLGPTFIKVGQALSTRPDLIRKDFLEELVKLQDQLPPFDHDIALSIIETDLNRSIDEIFTKLSPQPVAAASLGQVYRGTLVTGEEIAVKVQRPNLRPIITKDLYLMRWAATWLSPWLPLNLGHDLTLIVDEFGTKLFEEIDYMNEGRNAEKFAHNFRNNPQVKVPVIYWSYSSHRVLTLEWINGYKLTDTERIRQAGLNPEGIIQIGVTSGLQQLLEYGFFHADPHPGNLFAVDDGRMAYIDFGMMDQLEETTKETLVDALVHLVNKDYADLAEDFVSLGFLAPGTNISPIVPALEAVLGNAIGKNVGDFNFKTITDEFSELMYDYPFRVPAKFALIIRSLVTQEGIALSLNRNFKIVEVGYPYIARRLLTGESPALRRRLLNVLFKNGKFQWQRLENLISIARTDGEFDVVPTAKMGLQYLLSEEGKFLRRQLVLALTEDDRLHTDEVQRLWELVKDDLPPNRLFNVALNMLTEFSRESVAAILPRASSFLSSVIAE, encoded by the coding sequence GTGGGTCATTACCAACCTGCTCAATTAAAGCAGTACAATCCAGAAGCGATCGCAAGTTACTATCGTTACCGTCCCTGGTTAGCTTTAGTAAGACTGCTGAGAATCCTGTTTTCTTTTGCGGTCTTTATATTCAGCCTTAAGTGGGATGAATGGCGAAATCAGGTTGAGCAAAATAGGGGAAAAAGAGCCACCCAGTTGCGAAAACTGTTAACCAACTTAGGTCCAACATTTATCAAAGTTGGTCAAGCTCTATCCACTCGACCAGATTTAATCCGTAAGGACTTTTTGGAGGAACTGGTAAAACTGCAAGACCAGTTACCACCGTTTGATCACGATATAGCCCTAAGTATTATAGAAACTGATCTCAATAGGTCCATTGATGAGATATTTACCAAACTATCACCCCAACCAGTAGCAGCAGCTAGTTTGGGCCAGGTATATAGGGGAACTTTAGTAACAGGTGAAGAAATCGCTGTAAAGGTACAACGCCCTAACCTGAGACCAATCATTACAAAAGACCTATACTTAATGCGGTGGGCAGCTACTTGGTTAAGTCCATGGTTACCTCTCAATCTTGGTCATGACCTAACACTAATTGTCGATGAATTTGGCACCAAATTATTTGAAGAAATAGACTACATGAATGAAGGGCGTAATGCAGAGAAATTCGCCCATAATTTTCGCAACAACCCCCAAGTAAAAGTACCAGTTATTTACTGGAGTTATAGTAGTCATCGAGTTTTAACCCTGGAATGGATTAACGGTTATAAACTGACGGATACAGAAAGGATTCGTCAAGCTGGTTTAAATCCTGAAGGTATTATTCAAATTGGGGTGACTTCTGGTTTACAACAGCTATTAGAATATGGCTTTTTCCATGCAGATCCCCATCCGGGTAATTTATTTGCGGTGGATGATGGTCGCATGGCCTACATTGACTTTGGCATGATGGATCAGTTGGAGGAAACTACTAAGGAAACCTTGGTGGATGCGCTGGTGCATCTTGTGAATAAGGATTACGCCGACCTAGCTGAAGATTTTGTCAGTTTGGGTTTTTTAGCCCCCGGGACAAATATTAGTCCTATTGTTCCAGCGTTAGAAGCGGTTTTGGGGAATGCGATTGGTAAGAATGTTGGGGATTTTAACTTTAAAACTATCACTGATGAGTTTTCGGAATTAATGTATGATTACCCCTTCCGAGTTCCCGCCAAATTTGCTTTAATTATTCGTTCCCTGGTAACCCAGGAAGGGATTGCGTTGAGTCTTAACCGCAATTTTAAAATTGTGGAAGTTGGCTATCCATACATAGCACGTCGTCTACTGACTGGTGAATCACCTGCTTTAAGAAGACGGTTGTTGAACGTACTATTTAAAAATGGTAAGTTCCAATGGCAAAGGTTAGAGAATTTGATTTCCATTGCTCGTACAGATGGGGAGTTTGATGTAGTTCCCACGGCGAAAATGGGTCTACAGTATTTACTTTCTGAAGAAGGTAAATTCTTGCGTCGTCAATTGGTTTTAGCGTTGACTGAAGACGACCGTTTGCATACTGATGAGGTACAAAGATTATGGGAGTTAGTCAAAGATGATTTACCCCCCAATCGTTTATTCAACGTAGCTCTCAATATGTTGACCGAGTTCTCGCGGGAAAGTGTAGCAGCTATTTTACCCAGAGCAAGTTCTTTTCTTTCCTCTGTCATCGCTGAATAA
- a CDS encoding IS4 family transposase, with translation MLPQSYHKIFRKHLSEQQYLTLEILLLLIQAYRQVKLSKLASLFPQPIKYESRKRNLQRFLGINKLCVKLLWFPLIKYWIRQSLTPQQLNREQRRFFHKKQYQKYGYWMVALDRTQWKGRNIFMVTLVWGTHALPLYWETLNHVGNSNLSTQKRLIKTAIKLLKKCRIVVLADREFHSAKLAKWLDEQGVYFALRQKKDLHFQEEIGLEYQVLKNQGFKPGMSKFYQGVKCGKGDELGLFNIAVYWKRKYRHKGPKEPWYILTNLPNLKQTLCLYRCRWGIEQFFKDCKTGGYNLEDTKVNETRFLALVLLIVIAYSLATMYGQRMKKLGIETYAGRIQQHQDNYPRQSDFSFAVYGQLWIYGMELWADLALSLISLKPHKRRFFKRGFQALSLMKQAV, from the coding sequence ATGTTACCACAATCATATCACAAAATTTTCCGAAAGCATTTGAGTGAACAGCAGTATTTGACACTGGAGATATTGTTATTATTGATACAAGCTTATCGCCAAGTAAAACTGTCAAAATTGGCGAGTTTGTTTCCCCAACCAATTAAATATGAAAGCAGGAAACGTAATTTACAAAGATTTTTAGGAATAAATAAACTCTGCGTAAAATTATTATGGTTTCCCTTGATAAAATATTGGATTAGACAATCGTTAACACCACAACAATTGAATCGAGAACAGCGCCGCTTTTTTCATAAAAAACAATATCAAAAATATGGTTACTGGATGGTAGCACTGGATAGAACACAGTGGAAAGGACGGAATATATTTATGGTGACATTGGTATGGGGTACTCATGCCTTACCACTATATTGGGAAACATTAAATCATGTAGGAAATAGTAACTTATCAACCCAAAAAAGATTGATAAAGACAGCAATAAAGTTGTTGAAAAAATGTCGAATTGTGGTGTTGGCAGATAGAGAATTTCATAGTGCAAAACTGGCTAAGTGGCTTGATGAGCAAGGAGTTTACTTTGCTTTACGTCAGAAAAAAGACCTTCATTTTCAAGAAGAAATAGGACTTGAATATCAAGTTCTTAAAAACCAAGGATTTAAGCCGGGGATGTCAAAGTTTTATCAGGGAGTTAAATGTGGTAAAGGAGATGAATTAGGGTTATTTAATATCGCTGTTTATTGGAAGAGAAAATATCGTCATAAAGGACCAAAAGAACCTTGGTATATCTTAACGAATCTACCAAATCTCAAACAAACTTTATGCCTCTATAGATGTCGATGGGGAATTGAACAATTTTTCAAAGATTGTAAAACAGGTGGTTATAATCTAGAGGATACTAAAGTAAATGAAACTCGTTTTTTAGCCTTAGTTTTATTAATTGTGATTGCTTATAGTTTAGCCACTATGTACGGTCAACGGATGAAAAAATTAGGGATAGAGACTTATGCCGGACGGATTCAACAACATCAGGACAATTACCCACGTCAGAGTGATTTTAGCTTTGCTGTTTACGGACAATTATGGATTTATGGCATGGAACTATGGGCTGATTTAGCTCTAAGCTTAATTAGTCTTAAACCTCATAAACGCCGCTTTTTCAAGCGTGGCTTTCAGGCTCTATCCCTTATGAAACAAGCTGTTTGA
- the gloB gene encoding hydroxyacylglutathione hydrolase encodes MQIIQLSALSDNYIFLLYDSYHNIAAVVDPAQPEPVMEKLTELQCNLVAIFNTHHHHDHVGGNQKLIEKFPQVTIYGGIQDRGRIPGQQVFLQANDIVKFGDRQAIVLFIPGHTRAHIAYYFPPVTPGDTGELFCGDTLFAGGCGRLFEGTPAQMVESLTQLRALPDNTRVWCAHEYTWNNLRFALTVDSENQELQKRFTEVTALRQLQQPTVPSLLGTEKLTNPFLRWDQPSLQLAVKSSDPIQTFAKIRGMKDKY; translated from the coding sequence ATGCAAATCATTCAATTATCAGCACTGTCTGATAACTATATATTTCTCCTCTACGATTCATATCATAATATTGCTGCTGTTGTCGATCCCGCCCAACCAGAACCGGTTATGGAAAAACTTACAGAATTACAGTGCAATTTGGTCGCTATTTTTAATACCCATCATCATCATGACCATGTGGGAGGTAATCAGAAATTAATTGAAAAATTTCCCCAGGTGACCATATATGGTGGTATTCAAGACCGAGGAAGAATTCCTGGACAGCAGGTGTTTCTACAAGCAAATGATATTGTTAAATTTGGCGATCGCCAGGCAATAGTATTATTTATACCTGGTCATACTCGTGCTCATATTGCCTATTATTTCCCCCCTGTCACACCCGGTGACACAGGAGAGTTATTTTGTGGTGACACTCTTTTTGCTGGTGGTTGTGGTCGTCTATTTGAAGGTACACCAGCACAAATGGTGGAGTCTTTGACTCAACTGAGAGCTTTACCTGATAACACCCGGGTTTGGTGCGCCCATGAGTACACCTGGAATAACCTACGCTTTGCGCTAACAGTAGATAGTGAAAACCAAGAATTACAAAAACGTTTTACAGAAGTAACAGCTCTTCGTCAACTTCAACAACCTACAGTTCCCTCTCTCCTGGGTACAGAAAAATTAACAAATCCCTTTTTACGTTGGGATCAACCCTCATTACAATTAGCAGTCAAAAGTAGTGACCCCATACAAACCTTTGCCAAAATTCGGGGAATGAAAGATAAATACTAA
- the menD gene encoding 2-succinyl-5-enolpyruvyl-6-hydroxy-3-cyclohexene-1-carboxylic-acid synthase codes for MHLVFKNVNQLWSYVVVSTLKHLGLDFAILCPGSRSTPLTLAFCQEGSDIEPIPILDERSGAFFALGRAKATGKPVVLVCTSGTAGANFYPAVIEAKESHVPLLILTTDRPPELRDCHSGQTIDQVKLYGNYPNWQTELATPLAEIQMLSYLRQTIIHAWKRCQFPRGGVVHLNIPFRDPLAPVADGTDFILDTEEFFRGIIPTPLPTVNYPLTLEWKKYERGIIIAGVAQPQDPEKYCQAISCLSQTLQWPVLAEGLSPVRNYADLCPYLISTYDLILRNPQLRQELTPQIIIQIGEMPTSKELRHWLVEVNAQRFVIDNSFENIDPLHGKTVHLKISVEDLDFGGEGVWDSMASLCLQEYLQQWCAMEAAVRKNIDDMFLKTEELTESKAAWLISQLLPENTPLFIANSMPVRDVEFFWKPNSLRIKPYFNRGANGIDGSLSTALGIVHQHHTSLGGVMLTGDLALLHDTNGFLLRNKFLGHLTIVLINNNGGGIFEMLPIANFDPPFEDFFATPQNINFADLCVTYGVDYELISSWHQLEERLRILPSQGIRVLEIPTNRKRDAQWRKQCLGKMSLL; via the coding sequence ATGCACTTGGTTTTTAAAAATGTCAATCAGTTGTGGTCCTATGTGGTAGTCTCCACCCTAAAGCATTTGGGGTTGGATTTTGCCATTTTATGTCCTGGTTCCCGTTCCACTCCCTTAACTTTGGCATTTTGTCAAGAAGGATCAGATATTGAACCTATACCAATTCTGGACGAACGTTCAGGGGCTTTTTTTGCCCTGGGAAGGGCGAAAGCTACGGGAAAACCCGTAGTGCTAGTGTGTACTTCTGGAACAGCGGGGGCAAATTTTTACCCTGCAGTAATCGAAGCTAAGGAAAGTCATGTACCCCTGTTAATCCTAACCACTGATAGACCACCAGAATTACGAGATTGTCATTCTGGACAAACTATTGACCAGGTGAAATTATACGGTAATTATCCCAATTGGCAAACGGAGTTAGCAACTCCCCTTGCTGAAATACAGATGTTAAGTTATTTGCGACAAACCATAATTCATGCTTGGAAACGTTGTCAGTTTCCTAGGGGAGGAGTTGTACACTTGAATATACCCTTTCGTGATCCTCTTGCACCAGTTGCTGATGGAACTGATTTTATATTGGACACGGAAGAATTTTTCAGGGGAATCATTCCCACCCCCTTACCAACTGTCAATTATCCATTAACCTTAGAATGGAAAAAATATGAACGGGGTATTATTATTGCAGGGGTAGCACAACCTCAAGACCCGGAAAAATATTGTCAGGCTATTTCTTGTCTTTCTCAAACCTTACAATGGCCAGTTCTCGCAGAAGGACTTTCTCCGGTGAGGAATTATGCGGATTTATGTCCTTATTTAATTTCCACATACGATCTGATTTTACGTAATCCACAACTGCGTCAGGAATTAACTCCACAAATAATAATTCAAATTGGGGAAATGCCCACTAGCAAAGAATTACGCCATTGGTTAGTGGAGGTCAATGCTCAGCGTTTTGTCATTGATAATTCTTTTGAAAATATAGACCCCCTGCATGGAAAAACGGTACACCTGAAAATATCTGTAGAGGATTTAGACTTTGGGGGAGAAGGAGTGTGGGATAGCATGGCGAGTTTATGTTTACAAGAGTATTTACAACAATGGTGTGCCATGGAAGCAGCAGTGAGAAAAAATATTGATGATATGTTTTTAAAAACTGAAGAGTTAACCGAAAGTAAAGCTGCTTGGTTAATTTCTCAGCTACTCCCAGAAAACACTCCATTATTTATTGCTAATAGTATGCCAGTAAGGGATGTAGAATTCTTTTGGAAACCCAATAGTTTAAGAATCAAACCCTACTTTAATCGAGGTGCTAATGGTATTGACGGTAGTCTTTCCACCGCTTTGGGAATAGTCCATCAACATCACACAAGTCTTGGTGGTGTAATGCTCACAGGAGACCTAGCTCTATTACATGACACCAATGGTTTTTTGCTCAGAAATAAGTTCCTGGGACATCTGACCATTGTGTTAATCAATAATAATGGTGGTGGTATTTTTGAAATGTTGCCTATTGCCAATTTTGATCCGCCCTTTGAAGATTTTTTTGCCACCCCCCAAAATATTAACTTTGCTGATCTATGTGTTACCTATGGTGTGGACTATGAGCTAATTAGTTCTTGGCATCAGTTAGAAGAAAGATTGAGAATTTTGCCCAGTCAGGGAATTAGGGTTTTAGAAATTCCCACCAACAGAAAAAGGGATGCTCAATGGAGAAAGCAGTGTTTAGGAAAAATGTCCTTGCTTTAG
- the folB gene encoding dihydroneopterin aldolase, with protein MDCINLTGIRSYGYIGYLPEEKILGQWFEVDLKLWMDLSQAAVTDNIHHTVDYRSVIDLVQNLVKASSFDLLERLAGAIAHEILEYNDMISQVQVTVIKPTAPIPDFSGRISVQITKCKDEKGL; from the coding sequence ATGGACTGTATTAATTTAACAGGTATTCGCAGTTATGGCTATATTGGGTACTTACCAGAAGAAAAGATTTTAGGACAATGGTTTGAGGTGGATTTAAAATTGTGGATGGATCTTTCCCAAGCTGCGGTTACTGATAATATACATCATACTGTGGACTACCGCAGTGTGATTGATTTGGTACAAAATTTGGTAAAAGCGTCTAGTTTTGATTTGTTGGAGCGTTTAGCGGGAGCTATTGCTCATGAGATTCTTGAGTACAATGATATGATTAGTCAGGTGCAAGTTACGGTTATTAAACCTACAGCACCTATTCCTGACTTTAGTGGTAGAATCAGCGTACAAATTACTAAGTGTAAGGACGAAAAAGGATTATAA
- a CDS encoding DUF29 domain-containing protein codes for MTIQTLYEKDFHLWIEQTINSLQNGDLTNLDRENLIEEIKSMGNSEKRETFSRLKILVLHLLKWKYQPQKRTSSWLNTIDEQREQLELILKDSPSLKPYLQTILSDCYQKAVRATVNETNLSHNTFPCECPFTPEQILDADYFPN; via the coding sequence ATGACTATTCAAACCCTCTATGAAAAAGACTTTCATCTTTGGATAGAACAAACTATCAATTCCCTTCAAAATGGAGACCTAACCAACCTAGACCGAGAAAACTTAATCGAAGAAATCAAATCCATGGGGAATAGTGAAAAACGGGAAACGTTCAGTCGTTTGAAAATATTAGTCCTGCACCTATTAAAGTGGAAATATCAGCCCCAAAAAAGAACTTCTAGCTGGTTGAATACTATTGATGAACAAAGAGAACAATTGGAATTAATTCTGAAAGATAGTCCCAGTTTAAAACCTTACTTGCAAACAATTTTGTCCGATTGTTATCAAAAAGCTGTTCGGGCCACTGTTAATGAAACTAATCTTTCCCATAACACTTTTCCCTGTGAATGTCCCTTTACCCCAGAACAAATCCTAGATGCTGACTATTTTCCCAATTAA
- the leuS gene encoding leucine--tRNA ligase, with the protein MESKTLYDPAAIEEKWQQLWSELGLDKTPQDKNQPKFYALSMFPYPSGSLHMGHVRNYTITDVIARLKRMQGYRVLHPMGWDAFGLPAENAAIDRGVPPAKWTYQNIDQMRQQLKRLGLSLDWEAEVATCSSDYYRWTQWIFLQFLAAGLAYQKEAAVNWDPIDQTVLANEQVDAEGRSWRSGAIVERKMLRQWFLKITAYAEELLNDLEHLPGWPERVKIMQANWIGKSTGAYLEFPIVGLREKIGVYTTRPDTVYGVSYIVLAPEHPLTKMVTNAEQKAAVEAFIAEVSSQSELERTAEDKPKRGIPTGGKAINPFTQQEVPIWIADYVLYEYGTGAVMGVPAHDARDFKFAREQNLEIKVVIVPEIGNQETLTKAYTEGGVLVNSGQFNGMNSADGKKAIIEYAQEQGFGSQKVQYRLRDWLISRQRYWGAPIPVIHCPECGMVPVPEADLPVELPEEVEFTGRGGSPLAQLESWLNVPCPNCGTPAKRETDTMDTFIDSSWYFLRYTDAKNAQQIFDSSRVNDWMPVDQYVGGIEHAILHLLYSRFFTKVLRDRGLLNFDEPFQRLLTQGMVQGLTYMNPNKSGKDKWVPSHLVDANHPVDPQTREPLQRVYATMSKSKGNGVAPEDVISKYGVDTARMFILFKAPPEKDLEWDEADVEGQFRFLNRVWRLVNDYANMGVCGKKVDLEKLTKEEKDLRRTTHLAIKAITEDVEDEYQFNTAISELMKLSNALTDGKCHNSPIYAEGIKNLVIMLAPFAPHIADELWSSLGNKGSVHQQGWPSFDPAALIADEITLVIQIMGKTRGAIQVPSQIDKMALEKYARESEVAKRYIEGKEVKKVIVVPGKLVNFVLDQKE; encoded by the coding sequence GTGGAGTCCAAAACATTATACGACCCAGCAGCAATTGAAGAAAAATGGCAACAGTTATGGTCAGAACTAGGTTTGGATAAAACACCTCAAGACAAAAACCAACCAAAATTCTACGCCCTTTCTATGTTCCCCTACCCTTCAGGTAGCTTGCACATGGGTCATGTGCGTAACTACACGATTACAGATGTGATCGCTCGCCTGAAAAGAATGCAAGGGTATCGTGTATTACATCCAATGGGTTGGGATGCCTTTGGATTGCCAGCAGAAAATGCAGCTATTGATAGGGGTGTTCCTCCAGCGAAGTGGACATACCAAAATATTGACCAGATGAGACAACAATTGAAACGTCTGGGTTTATCCTTAGACTGGGAAGCTGAAGTTGCTACTTGCTCATCCGATTATTATCGCTGGACACAATGGATTTTTCTGCAATTTTTAGCAGCTGGTTTAGCCTATCAAAAAGAGGCGGCTGTTAATTGGGATCCTATAGACCAAACTGTATTAGCTAATGAACAAGTAGATGCTGAAGGAAGATCTTGGCGTAGTGGTGCGATCGTAGAACGTAAGATGTTGCGTCAATGGTTTCTCAAAATTACAGCCTATGCGGAGGAACTATTAAATGATCTAGAACATTTACCCGGTTGGCCCGAACGGGTAAAGATAATGCAGGCCAACTGGATTGGCAAATCTACAGGTGCATATTTAGAATTTCCTATTGTGGGGTTAAGGGAAAAAATTGGTGTTTATACCACTCGTCCCGATACGGTTTATGGAGTGAGTTATATTGTATTAGCTCCCGAGCACCCCTTAACTAAAATGGTAACCAATGCGGAACAAAAAGCAGCGGTGGAAGCGTTTATTGCAGAAGTAAGTAGTCAAAGTGAGTTAGAAAGGACTGCAGAGGACAAACCTAAGCGGGGTATTCCTACTGGTGGGAAGGCTATCAACCCTTTCACCCAACAGGAAGTACCCATCTGGATTGCCGACTACGTACTTTATGAGTATGGGACTGGTGCGGTGATGGGTGTACCTGCTCATGATGCACGGGATTTCAAATTTGCCCGGGAGCAAAATTTAGAGATTAAGGTAGTAATTGTACCAGAAATTGGTAATCAGGAAACCCTAACTAAAGCCTATACAGAAGGGGGAGTTTTAGTTAACTCCGGTCAGTTTAATGGCATGAATTCAGCAGACGGCAAAAAGGCAATTATTGAATATGCTCAAGAGCAGGGTTTTGGTAGCCAGAAAGTTCAATATCGCCTACGAGATTGGTTAATTTCTCGTCAACGTTATTGGGGTGCGCCTATTCCAGTGATTCATTGTCCTGAATGTGGTATGGTTCCAGTACCAGAAGCGGATTTACCCGTAGAATTACCAGAAGAAGTGGAATTTACCGGTCGTGGTGGATCGCCCTTAGCTCAGTTAGAAAGTTGGTTGAATGTACCCTGTCCTAATTGTGGTACTCCAGCCAAAAGAGAGACGGACACTATGGATACTTTTATCGATTCTTCTTGGTATTTCTTACGTTATACTGATGCCAAAAATGCCCAACAAATTTTTGATAGCAGTCGGGTAAATGATTGGATGCCAGTGGATCAATATGTGGGTGGTATTGAGCATGCCATTTTGCATTTGTTGTATTCTCGTTTCTTCACCAAGGTGTTAAGAGATAGGGGTTTATTGAATTTTGATGAACCATTTCAAAGGTTATTAACCCAGGGAATGGTACAGGGTTTAACATATATGAACCCCAACAAAAGTGGTAAAGACAAATGGGTTCCTTCCCATTTAGTTGATGCTAATCATCCTGTGGATCCTCAAACAAGGGAACCTTTACAACGTGTTTATGCAACCATGTCTAAATCAAAAGGTAATGGGGTAGCACCAGAAGACGTAATTTCTAAGTATGGTGTTGACACAGCGCGGATGTTTATTTTATTCAAAGCACCACCTGAGAAAGATTTGGAATGGGATGAAGCTGATGTTGAAGGACAATTTCGATTTTTAAATCGTGTTTGGAGATTGGTGAATGATTATGCCAATATGGGAGTCTGTGGAAAAAAAGTTGATTTAGAGAAATTGACAAAGGAAGAGAAAGATTTAAGAAGGACAACTCACTTAGCTATTAAAGCAATTACGGAAGATGTAGAAGACGAATATCAGTTTAACACAGCAATTTCAGAACTCATGAAATTGAGCAATGCTCTCACTGATGGAAAATGTCATAATTCACCAATTTATGCAGAAGGGATTAAAAATTTAGTGATTATGTTAGCTCCTTTTGCACCCCATATTGCTGATGAGTTATGGAGTTCACTGGGGAATAAGGGTTCAGTACATCAGCAAGGTTGGCCAAGTTTTGACCCAGCAGCTTTGATAGCTGATGAAATTACCCTAGTAATTCAAATTATGGGGAAAACCCGTGGTGCAATTCAAGTTCCTTCCCAAATAGATAAAATGGCCTTGGAAAAATATGCGCGGGAATCAGAGGTGGCAAAACGTTATATTGAGGGGAAAGAAGTCAAAAAGGTCATTGTTGTTCCCGGTAAGCTGGTGAATTTTGTCCTAGACCAGAAGGAATAG
- a CDS encoding TRAP transporter substrate-binding protein translates to MKRRDLVTRLSQSAIGATGVAIVGGCQKAQNQEASGFNTDKLPTVKWQMATSWPLSLEIIFGGAQVLADRVKALTNGKFIIEPRPAGDIAPGLEVLNVVSQGAVQSGHTGSYYYIGKTPALAFGTSVPFGLNAQQQNAWLYEGGGLAKLQELYARKFNVIQFPAGNTGTQMGGWFRREIKTINDLKGLKMRIPGLGGQVMAKLGVTVQNVPGGEIFQALQTGAIDAAEWVGPYDDEKLGLNKVAKYYYYPGWWEPGPTLEVQINLDEWKKLPPQYQAALETAAYQSNLTMLARYDAKNNQALERLLKGGTEVRAYSQEILAVAEKESFALYDEFAAKDADFKAIYDEWKPFRDRVYAWNNLNEGSFSRYVYSKLKS, encoded by the coding sequence ATGAAACGTCGAGACCTTGTTACGAGATTATCTCAAAGTGCCATTGGCGCTACAGGGGTAGCAATTGTTGGAGGTTGTCAAAAAGCTCAAAACCAAGAAGCAAGTGGATTTAATACAGATAAACTACCAACGGTAAAGTGGCAAATGGCCACCAGTTGGCCTTTGTCCTTAGAAATTATTTTTGGTGGAGCACAGGTTTTAGCTGATAGGGTAAAAGCCCTTACTAATGGGAAATTTATCATAGAACCTCGTCCCGCTGGAGACATAGCTCCTGGTTTGGAAGTGTTGAACGTGGTTTCCCAGGGTGCGGTACAGTCAGGACATACGGGATCCTACTACTATATTGGCAAAACCCCAGCCCTAGCTTTTGGTACATCAGTACCTTTTGGATTGAATGCACAACAGCAAAATGCCTGGTTATACGAAGGTGGCGGTCTAGCTAAATTACAAGAGCTTTACGCCCGTAAATTCAATGTCATTCAATTTCCTGCTGGTAACACAGGTACACAGATGGGGGGGTGGTTTCGCCGAGAAATCAAAACCATTAATGATCTAAAAGGATTGAAAATGCGTATTCCTGGTTTAGGTGGACAGGTAATGGCTAAACTGGGGGTGACAGTACAAAATGTTCCTGGGGGGGAGATATTTCAGGCATTACAAACTGGTGCTATTGATGCTGCTGAGTGGGTAGGACCCTACGACGACGAGAAGTTGGGTTTAAATAAAGTTGCTAAGTATTACTATTATCCCGGTTGGTGGGAACCAGGTCCAACTTTAGAAGTGCAAATTAATTTAGATGAGTGGAAGAAATTACCACCTCAATATCAAGCAGCTTTAGAAACCGCAGCATATCAATCCAACCTAACAATGTTGGCTCGTTACGATGCCAAAAATAATCAAGCACTAGAAAGATTGTTAAAGGGTGGTACGGAGGTTCGTGCTTACAGTCAGGAGATTTTAGCAGTTGCGGAAAAAGAATCTTTTGCCCTGTATGATGAATTTGCTGCCAAAGATGCGGATTTCAAGGCCATTTATGACGAGTGGAAGCCTTTTAGGGATCGAGTTTATGCTTGGAACAATTTAAATGAGGGCAGTTTTAGTCGTTATGTTTATAGTAAGCTTAAAAGCTAA
- a CDS encoding TRAP transporter small permease subunit, translating to MSEIMMHESRKWLFVSRLLRISEFIDKYTDKLGWFCNWLVLITIGVGFFNVVARYLGRFLGLQLSSNALLELQWYLFSMTFLLGFAYILRHGDNVRVDFLYTNMNEKKRALIDFWGTILFLIPFCLIGIWVTFNPVLQSWGRLSDGNWGSWEVSSDANGLPRAPIKTILPLGLLFLLLQSISQAIKYLAILLGYEQVSEKVRLETSENIKIE from the coding sequence GTGAGTGAAATCATGATGCACGAATCCAGAAAATGGCTATTTGTTAGCAGATTATTAAGGATTTCCGAGTTTATTGATAAATATACGGATAAATTGGGATGGTTTTGCAATTGGCTGGTTTTAATCACCATTGGAGTAGGTTTTTTTAACGTTGTTGCTCGCTATTTAGGACGCTTTTTAGGACTACAATTATCTTCGAACGCGCTTTTAGAACTACAATGGTATTTATTTTCTATGACGTTTTTACTTGGCTTTGCCTATATTTTACGTCATGGAGACAATGTTAGAGTAGATTTTTTGTATACTAATATGAATGAGAAGAAACGAGCATTGATTGATTTTTGGGGAACAATATTATTTTTAATTCCCTTTTGTTTAATTGGTATTTGGGTAACATTTAATCCCGTCTTACAGTCCTGGGGTAGATTAAGTGATGGTAATTGGGGAAGTTGGGAAGTTTCTTCCGATGCTAATGGTTTACCTCGTGCACCCATTAAAACAATACTTCCCTTGGGATTATTATTTCTCCTTTTACAGAGTATTTCTCAAGCCATTAAATATTTGGCCATACTCCTAGGCTATGAACAGGTATCAGAAAAAGTTCGACTGGAAACTTCAGAAAATATCAAAATTGAATAG